A single window of Periophthalmus magnuspinnatus isolate fPerMag1 chromosome 9, fPerMag1.2.pri, whole genome shotgun sequence DNA harbors:
- the LOC117376566 gene encoding granzyme A-like, whose protein sequence is MNLSCVFLICASCLVWTSDGAEIINGKEVAPHSMPYMALLRAKKLFCGGTLIHPKWVLTAAHCYKEDDKFKKVRLGVHNMKKKGNLWQVIKVKNLTKHPHHDPKKKLNDLMLIKLDKSVKETKTVKVLPLPKSVEDPAPGSTCLVAGWGDTVYNASKSSDVLMAVNVTVIDRAKCNSKEYYNFNPIITRGHICAGSDGENVADSCQGDSGGPLLCRGNLVGVTSFGVECGIIHKPGVYAFLNKKQLEWIRKYLK, encoded by the exons atgaacctttcctgtgTGTTTCTGATCTGTGCATCGTGTCTGGTCTGGACTA GTGATGGAGCTGAGATTATCAATGGTAAAGAAGTGGCCCCTCACTCAATGCCCTACATGGCTCTGCTAAGAGCCAAGAAACTATTTTGTGGAGGAACATTGATTCATCCAAAATGGGTCCTCACTGCTGCGCACTGTTACAA aGAAGAtgacaaatttaaaaaagtgaGGCTGGGTGTCcacaacatgaaaaaaaaaggaaatttgtGGCAAGTCATAAAAGTGAAGAACTTAACAAAACATCCACACCATGACCCAAAAAAGAAGCTCAATGACCTCATGCTGATAAAG CTTGATAAGTCTGTGAAGGAGACCAAGACTGTGAAAGTCCTGCCTCTGCCTAAAAGTGTGGAGGACCCAGCGCCTGGCAGCACCTGCCTGGTCGCAGGATGGGGGGATACTGTTTACAACGCTAGCAAAAGTTCAGATGTTCTGATGGCTGTCAATGTGACTGTGATTGACCGGGCCAAGTGTAACTCGAAGGAGTACTACAACTTCAACCCCATTATCACCAGAGGACACATATGTGCCGGCTCAGATGGGGAGAATGTCGCAGACTCCTGCCAA GGAGATTCTGGAGGACCACTGCTCTGCAGAGGAAATCTAGTTGGTGTTACTTCCTTTGGAGTAGAATGTGGAATTATCCATAAGCCTGGAGTTTACGCCtttctcaacaaaaaacaacttgagTGGATCAGAAAATATCTTAAATAG
- the LOC117376564 gene encoding granzyme K-like produces MNLSCVFLVCASCLVWTSDGAEIINGKEVAPHSMPYMALLRAKKLFCGGTLIHPKWVLTAAHCYNKTKDYKIETVMLGVHNIKKTENLRQIIKVKDFIKHPCYDPQEKLNDLMLIKLKKSVKETKTVKVLPLPKSVEDPAPGSTCLVAGWGDTVFNASKGSDVLMAVNVTVIDRAKCKEYYKCNFTITRGHICAGSDGENVADSCQGDSGGPLLCRGNLVGVTSFGIGCGISHKPGVYAFLTKKQLEWIRKYIK; encoded by the exons atgaacctttcctgtgTGTTTCTGGTCTGTGCATCGTGTCTGGTCTGGACTA GTGATGGAGCTGAGATTATCAACGGTAAAGAAGTGGCCCCTCATTCAATGCCCTACATGGCTCTGCTAAGAGCCAAGAAACTATTTTGTGGAGGAACATTGATTCATCCAAAATGGGTGCTCACTGCTGCGCACTGTTACAA TAAAACTAAGGACTATAAGATCGAAACAGTGATGCTGGGTGTGCACAACatcaaaaaaactgaaaatttgAGGCAAATCATAAAAGTGAAGGACTTCATTAAACATCCGTGCTACGACCCACAAGAGAAGCTCAATGACCTCATGCTGATAAAG CTTAAAAAATCTGTGAAGGAGACCAAGACTGTGAAAGTCCTGCCTCTGCCTAAAAGTGTGGAGGACCCAGCGCCTGGCAGCACCTGCCTGGTCGCAGGATGGGGGGATACTGTTTTCAATGCTAGCAAAGGTTCAGATGTTCTGATGGCTGTCAATGTGACTGTGATCGACCGGGCCAAGTGTAAGGAGTACTACAAGTGTAACTTCACTATCACCAGAGGACACATATGTGCCGGCTCAGATGGGGAGAATGTCGCAGACTCCTGCCAA GGAGATTCTGGAGGACCACTGCTCTGCAGAGGAAATCTAGTTGGTGTTACATCCTTTGGAATAGGCTGTGGAATCAGCCATAAGCCTGGAGTTTATGCTTTTCTCACCAAAAAACAACTTGAGTGGAtcagaaaatatattaaatag
- the areg gene encoding proheparin-binding EGF-like growth factor: MQTHTLTEPSKALAIKAAPSGRCEAQSDQSSRADTQTHTEAHIQAHRDTGTRTTPLHWDMNTLVLTCLLSYVVSSALGVWGSEVTFSTELSGVMGGPASGEGLHSSLNDDDELEPVDLDEDPSGEAHLPPHVFTILKDERKKKKGKGKRKNKHRGKSTTALNPEHMYHTSEYHTSGFTSAISTTEDPCTSTHLDYCIHGHCHYLEGLHEPVCICMKGYVGLRCGIQTLETKGPSEDEGSGPELIQTVLVVIAVVLSVISCIAIILMTCAHYRSHKNFLASYLGSGGTAKEQEKLQKTQNDAVV; this comes from the exons atgcagacacacacccTCACTGAGCCGAGCAAGGCGCTGGCTATAAAAGCTGCTCCCAGTGGAAGGTGTGAAGCACAATCAGACCAGTCCAGCCgagcagacacacagacacacacagaggcacacatacaggcacacagagacacagggacacgtACGACTCCTCTGCACTGGGATATGAACACTCTCGTCCTAACCTGCCTCCTGTCCTATG TAGTGAGCAGTGCTCTTGGGGTGTGGGGATCAGAGGTGAccttctccacagagctgagtgGGGTGATGGGGGGTCCAGCCTCTGGAGAGGGCCTCCACAGTTCTCTGAATGACGATGACGAGCTGGAGCCGGTGGATCTAGACGAAGATCCTTCAGGGGAAGCACATCTACCCCCTCATG TGTTTACCATTCTTAAagatgagagaaaaaagaagaagggAAAGGGTAAGAGGAAGAACAAACACAGAGGTAAAAGCACCACAGCCCTGAACCCGGAGCACATGTACCACACGAGCGAGTACCACACGAGCGGGTTCACGTCAGCCATCAGCACCACAGAGGATCCctgcacctccacacacctggaCTACTGCATCCACGGCCACTGCCACTACCTGGAGGGCCTGCACGAGCCTGTGTGCAT CTGTATGAAGGGTTACGTGGGATTACGCTGTGGGATCCAGACCTTGGAGACTAAAGGACCCTCAGAAGACGAGGGCAGTGGTCCAGAGCTGATCCAGACTGTGCTGGTCGTCATTGCTGTGGTTCTGTCTGTCATCAGCTGCATTGCCATCATCCTAATGACCTGTGCCCA TTACAGGTCTCATAAAAATTTTCTGGCGTCATATCTTGGAAGTGGAGGAACAGCAAAAGAACAAGAGAAACTCCAGAAAACCCAGAATGATGCTGTGGTGTGA
- the LOC117376056 gene encoding proepiregulin-like gives MRNTQLSLLLSFIYVALLWPPAQTKSTTAPVSTGNVTAAGDDPERGEERPHVEKRSILSCDSSFDNYCLNNGQCLFLVDLNENHCKCELGYLGTRCEHTQLVVQPMKEEEVALIIVCVVLLILGLTGALYFFCKWYRRKHLPQQQKRLRYTAVQTA, from the exons ATGAGGAATACACAgctctccctgctcctgtcatTCATCT ATGTTGCTTTGCTCTGGCCCCCTGCACAGACCAAAAGCACCACGGCCCCAGTGTCCACAGGAAACGTCACTGCTGCAG GTGATGACCCAGAGCGAGGAGAAGAGCGCCCCCATGTGGAGAAGAGGTCCATACTGAGCTGCGACTCATCATTTGATAACTACTGTCTCAACAATGGCCAGTGCCTCTTTTTGGTGGACTTAAACGAGAATCACTGCAA GTGTGAGCTGGGTTACCTGGGCACTCGGTGTGAGCACACACAGCTGGTGGTGCAGCCCatgaaggaggaagaggtggcCCTCATCATCGTCTGCGTTGTTCTGCTGATTTTAGGCCTCACTGGAGCCCTCTATTTCTTCTGCAAATG GTACCGGAGAAAGCACCTTCCTCAGCAGCAGAAGCGTCTGAGATACACGGCTGTGCAGACGGCTTAA
- the LOC117376057 gene encoding pro-neuregulin-4, membrane-bound isoform-like: MFRTSQRISRTAVFPVLVVLFLFYTTGQTDASTDPIQTTASPAVTNSSLSTPLNSSSPMSMKSHRPCGIENVDFCVNGGQCFYYQNRDEPSCKCQFPYEGYRCLTPSLSRTSSGPEQLIAIIIGVLMVIFALVIIVYCCFLKRCVKSSPLKTSSPV, encoded by the exons ATGTTTAGAACAAGTCAAAGAATCTCCAGAACAG CCGTCTTTCCAGTTCTGGTTGTGCTGTTTCTGTTTTACACAACGGGACAAACTGACGCATCTACGGACCCCATCCAGACTACAGCATCTCCAGCAGTGACAAACTCATCCTTGAGCACCCCACTCAACAGCA GTAGCCCTATGAGCATGAAGTCGCACAGACCGTGTGGAATTGAGAACGTGGACTTCTGTGTAAACGGAGGCCAGTGCTTTTACTACCAGAACAGGGATGAGCCGTCATGCAA GTGCCAGTTTCCTTATGAAGGTTACCGCTGCCTGACCCCGTCCCTGTCCCGCACATCAAGCGGTCCAGAGCAGCTCATTGCGATTATTATTGGCGTTTTAATGGTCATCTTCGCTCTGGTCATCATCGTGTACTGCTGTTTCCTTAAGAG GTGTGTAAAGTCATCCCCTCTCAAAACATCTTCACCTGTATGA